The genomic DNA AGCCTCTCTCTTAATGCATCTCTCTTCGCACAACAACCAGAAAATCTTACATACCTTTAACCTCCCGAATGGACATGAAATCTTTCCTCCACTcgaaaacagaaataaacCTTCATTTCTTGGTCCACGGAACCGGGAAAACGGCACCATTGCTCgttgaatatttatttgtatGGATCACGATCCAGTCGCGCGTGGCGTCTGTGCCTTGCAGCCCTCGAAGACCATCGAAACCGGGAGCAAACCCCTACCGCAGCCGAATGCCAAAGAAAATATTGAAGATATGAAGAGAGCTCGGGTCGAAAACTTGGGTGAAATCTGCCCGTAAACTCGCCAAGGTACTTCTGCCGTCTGTCGTCGAGTCTTGTGCCACTATTGCGGACGAACGTCCGGGCCCGTAtccacaagaaaaaatgtACGAGAACCACACGCAAAAGAGACACACTTGCCGGCAAAAGCGAGCGACCACTTTCTGGGAGGAAGACAACagaatgcaaaagaaaaaaatacacccaAGTCCTTGTAAAATGTGCGGGAAATATCCTCCGGCAAATAATCCACTTGTTTGTGTACCACACGTTTTGGGTACGTGCTTCTTCAATGGATATGCGCACCGCACGAAGAAAGAAGACGCTGCCATGGTGGACGTTACActgacagcaacaaaaaaaaaaccctcctgGATATTCTCCTGGACCAGAATGTGGGACACACCAGGCGCAcaaaacggaaaggaaaactttATGCATTCAACAATGGCTGTCTTTGCCTTGGTtttctgggggggggggggggcttagCCCACAGGTAAAAGCACATTTCCACAGCAGAACGCCAAAACCACAACCTGCTGGAAGGAGCAAACagaggataaaaaaaactggaccGAATGTGTCCAGAACCTTTTCATTTCTGGGATGTTTGAGATTTTGCTGGAGAGTGGTTTGCTATCGTTTTTCTCAAATATTTTCCCCCACTTCACAATGCTTGCTCGGTGTGAGGACGAAGCGACGGTTTGCTTCACAGTGGCATATATCATGTCGTGCAAGAGTTTTACTTCTTGCTACCTGCCACAATCAGATGGCGACGGTGACGAGATCTCGCATCGAGATACCTTTTTTACGGGTGAGTGGAATGTTGTCCTCAATAATGATGAATTTGTCTACGATTAGATGGTAGATGGTCAGAATAATTTGTTTGTCAAATATTTACATTCCATTGCAGCATTTGGTACGCATTGCCGTGGTTATGAAGGAACAGCCATAGCGGAAAGGCATTTGCTGATAATGTAGAATTAAAAATCGTATGTGGAATTTTGGTGCCCGACACTCTAATAAGGCTCCTTGAGCGCTCACTCGTACACTTTCTGATCCAGAGTGTAGCATATTAGCAAGGCTAGGATTCTTCTTGATTTTAAGGCATTTCAAACATTAGTGAGAATTAAGTAGCTTTATAAGATAATTCTGCCTATTGCTCTGTGCATTGCGGTCCTGCCTGATTGGACTGACTATCGATTATCCTGGCTGTTCCGACGTACGAACCAACTCCATCAACCCATCTCTGTACGCGTGGATGGTCTAAAAGGACTTCACGGGCAGGGACGTACGATCTTACGGTGAAACTGGCGAGTCTTATTCGCTGGACGATGGTGAAATCGTAGCGCTCGTCATTGTatcggctcctccattgtccttccagaAATACGGGGTCttaaaatccttctgagcatcttcctcgcGAATGCGGCttagagggcttcgtcagttttgaacTGAGTCCATGCCTTAGAGGCGTATAAGAGATCTTCGACTATAAATTTTCTGTATAGCCCCAGCTTTGTCCCAAGAAGACATCACCTGTCATAAAGCTAGGTGTATTCGAAAACTGCCagtaaaatatgtttataGACCCCTTACACATGGCTTAAGTCACTTTACTGCAGCTTGATTTGGTCCATCCTTGAACACGGGAGCTGGAACAAGTGCAGCGCTATTTCACCAGCTATTTCAGATTAGCGAGGACTCACTATCCACCACTCACCTCATTCAGGACTCACTCACCAGCTATGCGGGCACAATAAGTCTAGGAAGACAAAattggcagacatgacctaagtgGTCAttagaccaagaaagaagaagaagctaccTGTAGGTTCTTTGGCTCCTCCAATCAGTCCGTTGCTCTATATGACTCCCGATGTCAACTCCTGCGGTTGACGTTTTTAGAGAAGCGGCAGCCTGTGGCTAGTGCCGTCTTCATAGCTGGCCTGCTCCTTTACGTCCGACGTACCGATGCTCCTGATCTTCTGAATCGGATAGGCCCATACGTCCCCATCCGATCACTCCGTCCCGTTACGTCCATAATGACTCCTTCCTTGTATGTCAGCGCAGATTCAACAGTGTCCAATAGATTCTCTTCTACTACCAGtagtgggtcaagatatttggaggccccgagcggaaagGCAGTTGAGGTCCCTCTTATTAtgatattagagggaaacaacagaaGTTCCCTCGCAGAAGAGGCCCCCGTAATCGACGCGGCTCCGAGCggtcgctccttccgctcttaggttgatccgccactgtcTACTACAGCTCATCCATCTCCGATTCCGATCATCCCTCTTTACATCCAAGAACCTCACATACCAGTGAATCTTAATCTCAAAAAAGCAGcggcaaacaaatgtttatttaaataCATAGCTCTCGGTATTTAACTTCAACAGCTATTGCCACAATTTGAATCTTTACTTCCTCAGAAGAAAACTGTATTGTAGAAgttcatcaaattcaaagcctCTTTACTCGCCTTATACTCCCCTTCGTGTGATAGGAAAATTAGCACGATACAATCATTGCCATCGACCTGTCCTTGCCAGTGAGCAGCAAAAAGCAATTAATAACACCCAAGGAAATAGTTGCGTTTTTTCCTCCTACAGACTTCCCggggtttccattttttccacaaGTCATTCCGGTTCGACCCATTCGAGTTGCATTAGTGGGGAACGTGGGTGAGAGCTGCCGTACACGCCACACGATCCGTATACGGCTCGGGCGATagatagtgtgtgtgtctatctCTGGTACTTGTTAGACAAGCTCGTTATCACTGGCACAAACGCAAATCCTTAAGTAGCTGTCAATGCAGTACTCCATTAGCTGAGCGAGTGCGGCACACATTCCGTGCCGTTACAATGTGCACGAGCATTAACAGACACCGTCACGAAACGGTGTCATTGTAGCGATTGGAGCAAGGGTAAGCTTCAATGTTCTTGGGTGGTTCGAGCGCTTGCTTAAACAGGCTAACCTAATAAGAatggtttttttcttatccatcttgaatgttttcctttcaacATAATCTCTAATTTTCCGCAATAGCATATAATTTGTTAACAACTGTAGCCGgaggaataaaacaaaaccctgcccaagaaggaaatggaaatggattgTGGTGGACACGAACCAAAGCCCCTAAGTAATCCCTTTGCTAGCTTGTGAGCAAAACCGACCAGGCAAACGCGGAAGGCAATTTTTCTACACCACCATCATTGGATATCCTTCGCCAGTGGCTAATGTTCCCGGGATGATATGATCTTTTTGCTTCACAggtctgtttttattttttgctggttTAGGCATGAGCCCAAAAATTAGCGTTCTACTAGCAGCAGAGAAAATGGTAGCCATTGATCTAGCTAGTCCGCGCCACACAAATTGGGACAGGAATGGGACTCCACCCGGCGAACGGAAACGTCATTAAAGAAAGTACACCAGCGACGGGAagacgagaaaaaaagaagaagaaaaaaacttgcAAATCATCACCGTGTGCGAACACGAGCCCATCCAAATGGCCTATCGCTGATGGTGGCCGTCATGTTTGGTGAAacttttattttcgattaGATGTGTATACAGTTTTGCCTCACTTGCAGCTACCGGCCTACCATATTCCCAGCAGACCTGCTACTGTTGGTGAGTGGAAAATGCAATCGTCTCCCGTCACATTCGGTAACGAAGGCcaacactacacacacacacacacacacacatacacagagagAGTGATGACGTGTGTGGGTAAGAAGCAATTTGATTGAAGGCAGGCGGGAACTACTTCCCGACCGTCGCTTTGACCGTAACCCCCGGGCTTGATATATTTACTTACTTTACGAGCTGTCAGAAAGTTTATGGTCATAAATAATGGCGACCAAAAACGGTGCGAGGGAATTTTGATGGAAAATCTTCAGCCGTGGTAACCTGGCTGGGAGACAAACCCGGGCGCTGGATACTGGACAACGCTGGGACAGTtcagctggtggctggtgaTGAAATTACGAagggttttcccccatttcTCGCTCTTTTTTTCGGGGGATTGAGCCTGAGACATGGGATCCATTCGAGATACACAGTAGTTCTTGGTTACTTTTCCGGGttgataaattgttttatgCGTAAGGCTTAACAAATTTAAGGCATCTCCTCCGCTGGCCGACACTGACCTCGGAGGGGAGGTTCCGGGTGAGTGGGAGAtccagaaaaataaaacaaaaacttcaccAGAGTtcaatttcactttcattttgtCCTTCACGGGTAACCCCTTTGGCTGAGTTCTTGAGGAGGGatggttgtttttatttccaattTTATACCTGGAGATATTTTTACCCAACAATTCTATGCAAAAAATGGaccaaaaataaatataaaagcaAGACAAAGGTAGCTCGAGATTGGAATCCTGCAATTTGTTATCAGATTAAAGGGCTTAGGAACCatttgactttattttacttgAAAGCGCTTGAAGGATGTTGGGTCAATCGGTAGGATAATTCACTTATTGAGGTGGTCAATGGTATAAAAGCTTGGCAGATATTAATCCAGAGTTTAAAATTCGTAATGCTTGAAGCTGTTCTACATATCAGCATTCGATCAGAGCATATTTGACATTATTTAAATCCACCACGCAACACTCATTAAGGCAAAATCCACTTCAACCGCCTTTTCCAGTGCGTGTGTACCGTTCCGGATATGGTCAGTAATCAAAGACAAACATTGACAACAGCATATAAAAAGCATCAACACCCGTTAAACCAATGTATGGTCGTGGTATGGGGGGCACTCTCAGGCAACCCGGGCGCATAGTGAACCACCgcagataaacaaacaacctGGCCGAGCTTGCTCCGGCAAACCCCTTATTTCAATTGAAGCTAATCACGATACCGTCGGACGCCCGAACCGGGGACGACCTCTCGCGTAGCTTACAATCTGtgaagcaacaaacaaccgtCCAACGTGCGCGAGTACACGAGCGGTTCAGCTCCCCGATCCAAGCCGACGGAACCATTATCATCCCCGTAACGAACTGAAAAACGTCCGAAAGATGTGACGATTTCAATGCGTCACAACTGCAACTGGGACCAGAGTTGCACGGTTGGAGAAGACCTTGGCGTGCGTGGGATGCTGGTGGGACATATTGCTCACTTTATGCTCCACGCAGGGAGTCCGGTCGATGGGATAAAGTAATAATCTTCATCAAGCAGTCGGGTAAGAGGGGTTGTTTCTGCACTGTAGGCTCGGTGTTACTAGAAAATGGTTAAAATGGAAATAATATAAAGATATTGCAGCATActcaaaaataaacaactcAGTCCAGATATTCATAGAACAAATGTTTTATAGGATCCGAAGAAGTGATGAAGACGAAATACATCTCGAAATACAGCTCTAGATTACGCTAGAGACTCCCAGATTCTTGGGATTTCAGAGCGTTACTCTAGAACGCCCTTCGCATAGTGATGGGTTATTCGAACACTAGAAGATCTAGGCCATTCTAATTCATTAGACTCAACGATTGATCCCACCGGATAAGTACTCAATAACAATTTAATAATAGAGGAAGCATATTTTGATGTTGATTCAAAGGATCCACTGATTCGGTCCGTTCTGCTATTACTGTATACGTCCTCAAATATCTTTCGGAACCTTGAGCTACGGTactaaaattaattaaaattttactttGTCGATGCAACTTGTCTCATTTTCCTCAACAGCTTTGTCTTTGTGTCCATTATACCCAAACAATCGCACCCACAGTGCAACATTCCGCACGCCAATTGGCAGTCCAAACACCGTGCACCGTACACTGTCCGGTGTTGCACTGTGCCTGCAGTGCGGCGCACAGTCACCGGCAGCGAAAGGGTGCGCTAACAACGTCCACACGTTTACGTCCAAGCTGCGGATGCGTTCAGTCGTCCGACCGGAAGAATGGAACGttccacaaacaaaaaaaaacagaaacaaggGGTGCCAGGGTGCGCTCAGCGCGATGTAATGTGCCATTTCGGTATTAAAATTGATAATCCATTCGGTGGCCCCAGTCCGCGCAGTCCGTGCCGCGGCACAGGTACAGGTCGTAACGTCGTGCGGTCGTACACGGGCGCGCCAAGATGTGCGTTCACGGGAATTTAATTGTACCGCTGGTACTGTGCGCAACGGTTGCGCTGGCTCTCGCACTCACGGTCAGTCCGTCCGGCGTGGTCAAGGTGGACCACCAGCCACCGAACAGTACCGGGGCCAGTGTCTTCGAGCGGCGGCCAGCGATCGCCCCGGAGGACGCTGACAGTACGGTGCAGGAGCTGCCGCGGTCACGATCCAGGCGTCGTACGCGCGATCCGGACGACAAGAACAACATTGAGTCAAGTAATCGCAATAGTTTTGGTGGGTTGGGATGGGGAATCTGGATGGTACCGTGGCTGCTCATACGATTCtatcacccccccccccttatcCCCGGCAGGTATATCGCTCTGGGAGTGGATGAAGGGACGCGACAAACACGAGGAGAACTGTATGCTGATCGCGATCGGTGGTGTGGCGAGCGGTGGTGCCCTGACGGGAGCGTTCGTCGGGGCCGGCATCGGGAGCATCTTCACCGGACCGGGTGCCATCGTCGGTGGAATCATTGGTGGGCTGGTCGGTGTGTTTGGGGGGATGAGTGTGGGTGCGCGAGCGGGTGCGGTTACATGTGACAGTGTCTAGGACCAGCAGTGTCAGTGCCAGTGAGAGTGTCAAAAACCGTTTTTCTAGAGCAATAAAATTCGCTTAAGTTTCTACCGAAGCGTTGTgacgtgtgtgttttgtgtggtcTTTCTAGGCGCAAAAGAGTTCAAAATGTCCGCAAAGAATGTAAATGGCCGACCACTTTCTTTCCACAGCGTTCGGACAGCGTGTCAGAGCGTCAGGAACCATTACAATTCTGGTGCCGCATTTGCCATCCATTTAACCCATTGTTTCTTGAATACGTGTTGCAGTaagtgtggctgtgtgtgtgtatgtttgtgggTTTCCGCATGTGTGATGCCACCAATTCTTTCCAACAAGACAAGGAGCAAGTGTAGCCTTACATAAAACATAAGGGCTGTAGATTACTTCGCCTTCGGGTCGGGTCCCCTCTTcttcagcgtgtgtgtgtgagaggctATATTTTTCGTGttacttttatttatcacCAAAGCCCCATTTACCTTCACCAATACTACTACGCGCCGGTTTGCTGCATTTTCTACCGGAATTCCGGTCTACCGGAAAACCCATTCTGAAGGGGGGTTTCACATTCATAAGTAAAACGCACCACGGCACTCTCATCATCAATATTGcatgtatgattttttttttcacatacacaaacacacttgaAACACTGTTCAAGGGGGAGAgcaaataagaaaagaaaacatactCCTCTACTCCCTTGTGTGAGGACACAGCCAAGCTACACATGCGTCCAGCCACAAGAGCCGACCATATTTATGTCTTTACATGGAGCATTAGAGGAATCGAGGAATTGTCGCTGTACCATCTCACTGCGTTCAACTGTGGCTTTATGCTTTACAACGATGAGTTCCACCTCCCCTCTCTCTTGGTTTACTCTTGCCCACGTCATGAAAGCTACCCACCAATGTAAACACTTTAACCGAGTTGTGGAGCGAGCGAATGGAGAGCAGAAGTGAATATCCTACCATAAAGCAGGAAATGTACGTGTAAGCGTATTGTGCGCGTGTGGCGGTACTTGGGTGGGCACAAAACTAGAAGCTTCCGGTCTGGTTGAGAACTTTCCACTCCACCACCAAATGCGTACTCCCCCTTTTTACCCAGCTTCATGCACATGCAACTACACGTGCGTTGTGGTGTGGGACGGTGTTGACAGACGTGCGGGATtacgcgcgcgctcgcgccATCCTGTGTAAATTAATGGCCAGCTTGACGTTTGATGTACCGATGTTTttgcccgtgtcccggaatgCTGCCGGTTGGGAGATTTATTCAACTGCAGCACCAATTCCCATTGCGATTGTAATTGTATTACTACGGTCGGTACGACAGTTGGCTATTAATAGGCTCCTTTGTTGGCGGGGCCGTCTGATGAAGCAGTGCTTTAATGGAACTCATTATCTTAGGCAGAATGAGGTTTTCAGGTGGGGCTTTTGAGTGGTGCTTAGTATGGTGCGATAATTTAGTGTCTCTAGTTAGTATCTGTTGCAGTAATTAGtcttgataggtaatgattgCAGGATGCACACTGAGTTTGATCGTCAGTACCAACTTCAAAAGTAAAGGATCATTCTGACGTAGTTGATCGCGTCtggagatattcgagaatgtTGATGTTTACAGCATGATCGAACATATAGTAAAATTCGATAAACGGGGTAGAACTTGTATGCCTTTCATTTTTATGTCATTTGAGGACACCAGATTCTGAGATGATATGATCCCGTATATATTAAGCCAATTAGAATGtctttattttttaagaaGCTTGAGTGAAGTAAGCAGATAACACATAAATGATGCCAAAAATAACCTATCTCACATATTGTTGAttaattcgattcgattcgtcGTTCGAAGTTAtcgattttaaaaaaaaatgcctaaTGTCTCCATCCCTTGTAATTTTGTCTAGCGGAGAATTAGATTGCATACCTTAGGGCGCTATAAATTGCTCTCATTTGAGCATTGCCTAGCGTTGGTATTCTGATGAGCAATTACTTTCACCATTCTTCTAAGATTCTTTCTCTGAAGTTGATTTATTGTTAATATTAATTGTCAGCGCCTGGAACGCTTCCTGGAAGTATCTTACCAGACTAATCTTCGTTTACTTACAGACGTGTGTCCACTCCCacttcaaaaacaaaatcgatctTAAAAGACTCACACGATTGAGCTGCAGAAATGTGCCTGTAATGTCCTTTCTATTGCCTACAAGATGATTGCTTTCTCTTTAAGTAGTTTCATGCAACGCCCGGAACGGGACACCATTAGTCAACGCTTCCCAACGCGCTACAACTTGACCAAAACTCATCAACGTCTGGCATACATCGTACAAAACGCATTAAATAATAGATACATGCCACCTCCTGCACAACGGAGCACAACTTTCATTACAAACTCATCCCCCAGTTCCCTAAAACTTTGAGACACTTACCGATTCACCCTTCGTGAGCAGCATGGATGCTCCACAACTGAGTCCCGATCATTTCTGCACCAACAAGCAagtaaaagataaaaaaaccGGACTGAAGATAGAACCCCAATCCTGAAGTCCTTTTTTCTCGTTCACTTCCCTTCCGAATTGTTTTCGCAAATAATCAACGCCACGGTATatgccgccaccgccaccggtaCAAGTGATGAGTTTCCTTTCCTGGGCACGAactttactgctgctgcccgatCCTACCCATTGCGTCCGACACGTCATCGTTCATTGAAAGGTAGAACCGGGCCGATGTTGGACAATTCGTGCCAGCGTTTTTCCCTTCAgcctttttcttccatttggTGCTTGTAAACACTATGCAGTTTTAGTCAGCCAAAACCTCCCAACCCCAGGGGCCGCACCATTTCCTGGGGCCGGAATTCAACCGAAACGTGGTGCGGATCCTTTGGGGGCTGGTTCATTCACCAGAAGGAAGATTCCATTAATGGAAAAGATAAATGAACCCCAGGAAATGGAGCACAAACAATCGCACcgaccggtgtgtgtgtgtgtgtgtgtgtgtgtgtgtgtgtgtgtgtgtgtgtgtgtgtgtgtggcagcaCCGACCGTATAAAGCGATGTACTATGACATAAGAACCATTCTTACTAGATGCGAAACAGCACACCAACGaaaacactcaaacacacgaGGCAtacaggggggaaaaaaccccccgaCAGGAAAACATCTCCCCCAAGAAAGCCATCGACCGCTAACGAATGTTCAGGTATTCAGTAGCGTCCAGAAAATGGACCTCACACACGTCATGCATGTTATGTGTAGCCAGCTTTACACACATGCAGCACACGGGGAGCCCCGGCGCGGATTTTTTGGTTCACAATCGGACTGGTTGTTACATGGTTGCCGAGGTAGCTGCCTTTGTGTTGCCAACGCACACGTGTGTGGGCTAGTTTGTCGTTAGTAGAGCAACGAGCGCATTAACCCTCCCGGAGCCGACCGGCCGGGAAGACATCCGGTTAACCCGCTTAAAGATAAATTGCATGCAATCGTGCTGAAGTGAGCTTGAGCTCAGGGGCGTCGGTCGGTGGGATTGTGGTTATCATTAAGCTGATTATGCTCTCGGGTGGTAATTGATTAAGGTATGCATTTGTCGGTATGAATAAATTATGTCTTGTTGTAAGTGTGAAGAAAAGAGTAGCTGGCTTTTTTTGCTAGGCGTTTTCTTTTGATTACTCGGGGTGGTATTGAAGCAGATTAGAATAATAACATCAGGGTTCTGAAAATTGCTTAACAGAAATACTCAAATAGTTTAATAGATGCTGAAAAATAGCGAAATCTGCTTAAGTAGGTGCTTGTGtacaaaaattgcatacctttaggagCATTTATAACGTTTAATGTTTCTTGTGCGTCTCATAGATAAAATCtgtcattttttaaacataatgAAATTATTTATGGAGTTTAACTATAATAAAAACCAAGGAAGGTGTTTATGTGTTGACGGTCAAGAGGTCATGAgttctttatttaaaaatttccacCCCTTTTTTCGTTCAATGAATGCTTTTCAACTTATTCTTTAATAAGTTAGAAATTAGGTCTCAGAAACCCAAAGCCTTTTTAAATATATGATGATAAAAAATACGGTTATGCCTTCCTTTATGGATATAGCAAATCTAATAAATTTTACCTTACTCTTCTTTGAacaatattaataaaaaaagtctTTAGTTTTAGTGGATTTTTTTAGTTGTAGACGAAAGAGTTAAGTTATTTTGAgacatttaaattgaattcctGAAACTTTTATACCAACCTAATTTGAACAAAAGCGGAGTTCCGGTGGCATTGGCTATAGCGGTGCCAGTCTTAACACGGAGGATTTAAAGAGGTTCAAATCTCTTCTAGATCGCCTCTTCGTACACAGGGCTATCTACCATTCTAggagtaaaattaagtcactaaaagccataaatggcagggtaagacctttcgaggcttTAGTGACAAGGCAGAAGAAggaatttgaagaaaatattcATCTAATGTAATgacgattgcatacttttgggctcctattttattgatttgatTTACCTATAAAATTTGCtaaattttcaacaatttaatttaatttaataaatggtTTTTAATAAGCCTTCAGAacaagaaattaaataaaattcattacTTTAAAAAGTATTGGGCTTATAATTCCAAAGTAAAAGAGGCTAGTAAATACCAACCGATTCTTGCATTCACTTAAAGTTTGCTAAGCACCTCGAACTATTTGTTCGCACAAATTGTTAACACAAACATTGAGATACAACCGGGGAAAACGATCCCGCCACGTCCAGCACCAGGCTCGCAAACATTTCACCCCTTTTCTGTCAAACATATCCTGTCACGGACCGCATGAACCCTGCCCTGCCTAACACGGACACCCCAATTTCACAAATAACAATCCAATTAATCAGCCGTCCGTTAGATTACGGATTCCCTTGCTCGGCAGACTAGAAACACCGGCCACACTTCCTTGACAACACACCGACGGGTCTGCGTTGCGTGTCGCACAACCCTTAAAGGTCCCGGGCGCCCGGTGCCTGAAGTGTGCGTTATGTTTAAATTCCACCACAAACCTCCATCCCGTAGtgcaaaacaaagccaaacgCTGTCAATGCAACCAGAGCACGCAATCAGCCCTCCGCGCTCGAAGCGCTTAGCACTGTTCCAAGAAGCGCAGGTTTGTGTTTGAATTTGTGCACGTCAGCGTAATGTTTGCGAGCAAAATTCCTTTACGTGGAAATGGGCCGCTGGAACGCTGGACAAgcacaaccccccccccccccacccacttTGTCAAAAAGGCAGAAGAAATGAATCAACCACGGGTTGAAGCGGCGTTCTAATCCTTCCATCCCCAGCGCCCccagcaaaacacacagtcAAGTGTACGGACGGCTTCAAACTGTCACTGGAGAGCGGCTGAGTGAGACTTGGGACACGATGTACAATTAAAATGGCACGCAATAATACCGACACTCTAGGTACACGCTTGATggcagtttttgtttcatctttTGATGGGGGACGagcaaaacggaaagaaaagaaaaaaaaatacccggtcgctttcgattttatttcccaCTGCATAT from Anopheles stephensi strain Indian chromosome 2, UCI_ANSTEP_V1.0, whole genome shotgun sequence includes the following:
- the LOC118503552 gene encoding uncharacterized protein LOC118503552 isoform X1: MCVHGNLIVPLVLCATVALALALTVSPSGVVKVDHQPPNSTGASVFERRPAIAPEDADSTVQELPRSRSRRRTRDPDDKNNIESSNRNSFGISLWEWMKGRDKHEENCMLIAIGGVASGGALTGAFVGAGIGSIFTGPGAIVGGIIGGLVGVFGGMSVGARAGAVTCDSV
- the LOC118503552 gene encoding uncharacterized protein LOC118503552 isoform X2, with the translated sequence MCVHGNLIVPLVLCATVALALALTVSPSGVVKVDHQPPNSTGASVFERRPAIAPEDADSTVQELPRSRSRRRTRDPDDKNNIESSISLWEWMKGRDKHEENCMLIAIGGVASGGALTGAFVGAGIGSIFTGPGAIVGGIIGGLVGVFGGMSVGARAGAVTCDSV